From Streptomyces chrestomyceticus JCM 4735, one genomic window encodes:
- a CDS encoding DUF3017 domain-containing protein, producing the protein MSAEAHAEGASEPQRPSRRFPRITTDTARPEGGARTAPGSAAPPARQWPLLAVMGGVALGLFIVALDGFRIGAILIGLSLLGGAVLRRVLPKVGMLAVRSRFTDMATYGGLGVAIVLLALMAQPKPWLKIPFLDDLVHFTVW; encoded by the coding sequence ATGAGTGCCGAAGCGCACGCGGAAGGCGCCTCCGAACCGCAGCGGCCCTCGCGCCGCTTCCCGCGGATCACCACCGACACCGCACGGCCGGAGGGCGGCGCCCGTACGGCGCCCGGCAGTGCCGCCCCGCCCGCCCGGCAGTGGCCGCTGCTGGCCGTCATGGGCGGGGTGGCCCTCGGGCTGTTCATCGTCGCCCTCGACGGCTTCCGCATCGGGGCGATCCTGATCGGTCTGTCCCTGCTGGGCGGGGCGGTGCTGCGGCGGGTGCTGCCGAAGGTGGGCATGCTGGCCGTACGGTCCCGCTTCACGGACATGGCGACGTACGGCGGGCTGGGCGTGGCCATCGTCCTGCTGGCGCTGATGGCGCAGCCCAAGCCGTGGCTGAAGATCCCGTTCCTGGACGACCTGGTGCACTTCACGGTGTGGTGA
- a CDS encoding malate dehydrogenase gives MTRTPVNVTVTGAAGQIGYALLFRIASGHLLGADVPVKLRLLEIPQGLKAAEGTAMELDDCAFPLLRGIDISDDPNVAFDGANVALLVGARPRTKGMERGDLLEANGGIFKPQGKAINDHAADDIKVLVVGNPANTNALIAQAAAPDVPAERFTAMTRLDHNRAISQLAQKTGAQVSDIKKLTIWGNHSATQYPDIFHAEIAGKNAAEAVNDQAWLADTFIPTVAKRGAAIIEARGASSAASAANAAIDHVHTWVNGTADGDWTSMGIPSDGSYGVPEGLISSFPVTTKDGKYEIVQGLEINEFSRARIDASVQELAEEREAVRGLGLL, from the coding sequence ATGACCCGCACTCCCGTCAATGTCACCGTCACCGGCGCGGCCGGCCAGATCGGTTACGCCCTCCTCTTCCGCATCGCCTCCGGTCACCTGCTCGGCGCGGACGTGCCGGTCAAGCTGCGCCTCCTGGAGATTCCCCAGGGCCTGAAGGCCGCCGAGGGCACCGCCATGGAGCTCGACGACTGCGCCTTCCCGCTGCTGCGCGGCATCGACATCTCCGACGACCCGAACGTGGCCTTCGACGGCGCGAACGTGGCCCTCCTCGTCGGCGCCCGCCCCCGTACCAAGGGCATGGAGCGCGGCGACCTGCTGGAGGCCAACGGCGGCATCTTCAAGCCGCAGGGCAAGGCCATCAACGACCACGCCGCGGACGACATCAAGGTCCTGGTCGTCGGCAACCCCGCCAACACCAACGCCCTGATCGCCCAGGCCGCCGCCCCGGACGTGCCGGCCGAGCGCTTCACCGCGATGACCCGCCTGGACCACAACCGCGCCATCTCGCAGCTCGCGCAGAAGACCGGCGCGCAGGTCTCGGACATCAAGAAGCTGACGATCTGGGGCAACCACTCCGCGACCCAGTACCCGGACATCTTCCACGCCGAGATCGCCGGCAAGAACGCCGCCGAGGCCGTGAACGACCAGGCGTGGCTGGCCGACACCTTCATCCCGACCGTCGCCAAGCGCGGCGCCGCGATCATCGAGGCCCGGGGCGCCTCCTCGGCCGCCTCCGCCGCCAACGCCGCCATCGACCACGTGCACACCTGGGTCAACGGCACCGCGGACGGCGACTGGACCTCCATGGGCATCCCCTCGGACGGCTCCTACGGCGTCCCGGAGGGCCTGATCTCCTCCTTCCCGGTCACCACCAAGGACGGCAAGTACGAGATCGTCCAGGGTCTGGAGATCAACGAGTTCTCTCGTGCGCGCATCGACGCGTCCGTCCAGGAGCTCGCGGAGGAGCGCGAGGCCGTCCGCGGTCTCGGCCTCCTCTGA
- a CDS encoding helix-turn-helix domain-containing protein, protein MPRWRALPEELDPQVKEFAGQLRRLVERSGLSVAAVADRTGYSKTSWERYLNGRLLPPQRAVIALAEATGTHTGHLTTLWELAERAWSRSEMRHDVTMEAIRVAQARAALGEFGPAPGKPAKSRTKEKLKEKAKGKAEGKGAEKAEGEAGERGGRSAEQSAAAPAPAAPRRGDELPSPADFPDFATPSAAAAPPSTAPPPAAPDVATPPKPAAGTPDGDAPDRPDKVVWPRLAGYPDAPPAAPPPRHEAPTYGKVPYDVPRQDAGGRPAGADAARHPGGPVPPARPGPDDTDRQLRRRRVTMFLAGVVGALLVIAAAVLLLDIGGGKDGKQAGPAPSASPSKKPVLPAGVKCAGADCAGKDPEAMGCGGRNAVSPSRGFAGSSLIEVRYSKVCGAAWARITGAAPGDEASISSAGRTEKVAAGQDGDAYTAMVPVSGDPAKVTACGTTTAGGKGCAKPVA, encoded by the coding sequence ATGCCTCGCTGGAGGGCGCTACCGGAAGAACTCGATCCGCAGGTCAAGGAGTTCGCCGGCCAGTTGCGCAGACTCGTGGAGCGCAGCGGCCTGAGCGTCGCCGCCGTCGCGGACCGTACCGGGTACAGCAAGACCTCGTGGGAGCGCTACCTCAACGGACGGCTGTTGCCGCCCCAGCGCGCCGTGATCGCGCTGGCCGAGGCGACCGGCACGCACACCGGGCACCTCACCACCCTGTGGGAACTGGCCGAACGCGCCTGGAGCCGCTCGGAGATGCGGCACGACGTCACCATGGAGGCGATCCGGGTGGCCCAGGCGCGGGCCGCGCTGGGGGAGTTCGGGCCGGCGCCGGGCAAGCCGGCCAAGTCCCGTACCAAAGAGAAGCTCAAGGAGAAGGCCAAGGGGAAGGCTGAGGGGAAGGGCGCGGAGAAGGCCGAGGGGGAGGCCGGGGAGCGGGGAGGACGCAGCGCGGAGCAAAGCGCCGCCGCTCCGGCACCCGCGGCACCGCGGCGCGGTGACGAACTGCCGTCCCCCGCGGACTTCCCCGACTTCGCCACGCCCTCCGCTGCCGCTGCACCACCATCCACCGCACCACCACCCGCCGCTCCGGACGTGGCGACGCCGCCGAAGCCCGCCGCCGGTACGCCGGACGGAGACGCCCCCGACCGGCCGGACAAGGTGGTCTGGCCCCGCCTGGCCGGTTACCCGGACGCCCCTCCGGCGGCCCCGCCGCCCCGGCACGAGGCGCCCACGTACGGCAAGGTCCCGTACGACGTGCCGCGGCAGGACGCGGGCGGCCGTCCGGCGGGCGCCGACGCGGCGCGCCACCCGGGCGGCCCGGTGCCGCCCGCGCGCCCTGGCCCGGACGACACCGACCGGCAGCTCCGCCGGCGCCGCGTCACGATGTTCCTGGCGGGCGTCGTCGGCGCGCTGCTGGTGATCGCCGCCGCGGTGCTGCTGCTCGACATCGGCGGCGGCAAGGACGGCAAGCAGGCCGGGCCCGCGCCGTCGGCGTCCCCGAGCAAGAAGCCGGTGCTGCCGGCGGGGGTGAAGTGCGCCGGGGCGGACTGCGCGGGCAAGGACCCCGAGGCGATGGGGTGCGGCGGCCGGAACGCCGTCAGCCCGTCGCGCGGGTTCGCCGGAAGCTCCCTGATAGAGGTGCGCTACAGCAAGGTGTGCGGCGCGGCCTGGGCCCGTATCACCGGGGCCGCGCCGGGCGACGAGGCGTCGATCAGCTCGGCGGGCCGGACCGAGAAGGTCGCCGCCGGGCAGGACGGCGACGCGTACACCGCGATGGTCCCGGTGTCCGGGGACCCGGCCAAGGTCACCGCGTGCGGGACGACCACGGCGGGCGGGAAGGGCTGCGCGAAGCCGGTGGCGTAG
- a CDS encoding bifunctional methylenetetrahydrofolate dehydrogenase/methenyltetrahydrofolate cyclohydrolase codes for MSAQILDGKATAAAIKSELAVRVEALKARGVTPGLGTLLVGDDPGSRWYVNGKHRDCAQVGIASIQKELPDTATQEEIEAVVRELNEDPACTGYIVQLPLPKGIDTNRVLELMDPAKDADGLHPVSLGRLVLGIEGPLPCTPYGIIQLLRHHGVTINGAHVVVVGRGITVGRSIPLLLTRKSENATVTQCHTGTRDLAAQLKQADIVVAAAGVPHIIKPEDVKPGAAVLDVGVSRDEHGKIVGDVHPGVAEVAAWISPNPGGVGPMTRAQLLVNVVEAAERAAG; via the coding sequence ATGAGCGCCCAGATTCTCGATGGCAAGGCCACCGCCGCCGCGATCAAGTCCGAACTCGCCGTCCGCGTGGAGGCACTGAAGGCCCGGGGCGTGACTCCCGGACTCGGCACCCTGCTGGTCGGCGACGACCCGGGCAGCCGCTGGTACGTCAACGGCAAGCACCGCGACTGCGCCCAGGTCGGCATCGCCTCCATCCAGAAGGAACTGCCGGACACCGCCACGCAGGAGGAGATCGAGGCCGTCGTACGGGAGCTGAACGAGGACCCGGCCTGCACCGGCTACATCGTCCAACTCCCGCTCCCCAAGGGCATCGACACCAACCGCGTCCTGGAGCTGATGGACCCGGCCAAGGACGCCGACGGCCTGCACCCGGTGAGCCTGGGCCGCCTGGTCCTGGGCATCGAGGGGCCGCTGCCCTGCACCCCGTACGGCATCATCCAGCTCCTCCGCCACCACGGCGTGACGATCAACGGGGCGCACGTGGTCGTGGTCGGCCGCGGCATCACCGTCGGGCGCTCGATCCCGCTGCTGCTGACCCGCAAGTCCGAGAACGCCACCGTCACCCAGTGCCACACCGGCACCCGTGACCTGGCCGCGCAGCTCAAGCAGGCCGACATCGTGGTGGCGGCCGCCGGTGTGCCGCACATCATCAAGCCCGAGGACGTCAAGCCGGGCGCGGCCGTGCTGGACGTCGGTGTCAGCCGCGACGAGCACGGCAAGATCGTCGGCGATGTGCACCCCGGCGTCGCCGAGGTCGCGGCCTGGATCTCCCCGAACCCGGGCGGCGTCGGCCCGATGACGCGTGCCCAGCTTCTGGTCAACGTCGTCGAGGCGGCCGAGCGCGCCGCGGGCTGA
- the purN gene encoding phosphoribosylglycinamide formyltransferase, with protein sequence MASASPSYAVPAASPARVVVLVSGSGTNLQALLDAIAAEGVAAYGAEVVAVGADRDGIAGLERAERAGLPTFVCRVKDHTDRAAWDRALTEATAAHEPDLVVSAGFMKILGAEFLARYGDRIVNTHPALLPSFPGAHGVRDALAYGAKVTGCTVHFVDDGVDTGPVIAQGVVEIRGEDDESALHERIKEVERKLLVEVVGLLARHGYRIEGRKVLIP encoded by the coding sequence GTGGCCTCCGCTTCCCCGTCCTACGCCGTTCCCGCCGCCTCCCCGGCCCGTGTCGTCGTGCTCGTCTCCGGTTCCGGGACGAACCTTCAGGCGCTGCTCGACGCCATCGCCGCCGAGGGCGTTGCCGCGTACGGGGCGGAGGTGGTGGCCGTCGGCGCCGACCGGGACGGCATCGCCGGCCTGGAGCGCGCCGAGCGGGCCGGCCTGCCCACCTTCGTCTGCCGGGTCAAGGACCACACAGACCGGGCCGCCTGGGACCGCGCGCTCACCGAGGCGACCGCCGCCCACGAGCCCGACCTCGTCGTCTCGGCGGGCTTCATGAAGATCCTGGGCGCCGAATTCCTCGCCCGCTACGGCGACCGGATCGTCAATACGCATCCGGCCCTGCTGCCGAGTTTTCCCGGGGCCCACGGCGTGCGCGACGCGCTCGCGTACGGCGCCAAGGTCACCGGGTGCACCGTCCACTTCGTCGACGACGGCGTCGACACCGGCCCGGTCATCGCCCAGGGTGTGGTCGAGATCCGGGGCGAGGACGACGAATCCGCGCTGCACGAGCGCATCAAGGAAGTCGAGCGCAAGCTGCTCGTCGAGGTCGTGGGGCTGCTGGCCCGGCACGGCTACCGCATTGAGGGACGAAAGGTACTGATCCCGTGA
- a CDS encoding RDD family protein — translation MSFGDPNNPYGQPQGQPNPYGQPPQAPQAQPGYGYPQQAQPQPGYGYPQQAPPQPQAPYGQPPQVPQQQAYGYPQQGSPYGQQSGMPGMGGPQPYASWGARVGAALLDGLIIGVVPTILYIIAAVVTANTVTQVTRPDTSYCGTDYQCISDAYSSANSSVGSTPALALILISIAGLITLAGGLFMIAKEGSTGQTPGKKALNIRVVREATGQPLGFGLALGRKLCHVVDGPLCGLGYWWPLWDEKSQTFADKIVSTVVVRTQ, via the coding sequence ATGAGCTTTGGCGATCCGAACAATCCCTACGGCCAGCCGCAGGGGCAGCCCAACCCGTACGGCCAGCCGCCCCAGGCGCCGCAGGCCCAGCCGGGGTACGGCTACCCGCAGCAGGCACAGCCCCAGCCGGGCTACGGCTACCCGCAGCAGGCCCCGCCGCAGCCGCAGGCCCCGTACGGCCAGCCGCCGCAGGTGCCCCAGCAGCAGGCGTACGGCTACCCGCAGCAGGGTTCCCCGTACGGCCAGCAGTCCGGAATGCCGGGCATGGGCGGGCCGCAGCCCTACGCGAGCTGGGGTGCGCGGGTCGGTGCGGCGCTGCTGGACGGTCTGATCATCGGGGTCGTCCCGACGATCCTGTACATCATCGCGGCCGTCGTGACCGCCAACACGGTGACCCAGGTGACGCGGCCGGACACGTCCTACTGCGGCACCGACTACCAGTGCATCTCGGACGCCTACAGCAGCGCCAACAGCTCCGTCGGCAGCACGCCCGCCCTGGCGCTCATCCTCATCTCGATCGCCGGACTGATCACGCTCGCCGGCGGCCTCTTCATGATCGCCAAGGAAGGCTCCACCGGTCAGACCCCGGGCAAGAAGGCCCTGAACATCCGCGTCGTGCGCGAGGCGACCGGACAGCCGCTCGGCTTCGGCCTGGCCCTGGGGCGCAAGCTCTGCCACGTGGTGGACGGCCCGCTGTGCGGTCTCGGCTACTGGTGGCCGCTGTGGGACGAGAAGTCCCAGACGTTCGCGGACAAGATCGTCAGCACCGTGGTCGTCCGTACTCAGTAG
- the purH gene encoding bifunctional phosphoribosylaminoimidazolecarboxamide formyltransferase/IMP cyclohydrolase, protein MTAEATKRPVRRALVSVYDKTGLEELAQGLHAAGVRLVSTGSTAAKIAAAGVPVTKVEELTGFPECLDGRVKTLHPKVHAGILADLRLEDHRRQLDELGVEPFDLVVVNLYPFGDTVASGAEPDACVEQIDIGGPSMVRAAAKNHPSVAVVVNPDRYPDVLKSVADGGFDLQERRRLAAEAFRHTAEYDVAVASWFAGDYAGDGGEFPGFLGVTYERKNVLRYGENPHQAAALYTGGCGGLAEAEQLHGKEMSYNNYTDTDAARRAAYDHAEPCVAIIKHANPCGIAIGTDVAEAHRKAHACDSLSAFGGVIAVNRPVSVAMAEQVAEIFTEVIVAPDYEDGAVEVLARKKNIRVLRCPEGPQPPAEFKPIDGGGLAQVKDVLQAEGDDPANWTLAAGEALSDAELAELAFAWRASRAVKSNAILLAKDGATVGVGMGQVNRVDSAKLAVQRAGEERARGSYAASDAFFPFPDGLEVLLEAGVKAVAQPGGSVRDEQVIEAAKAAGVTMYLTGTRHFFH, encoded by the coding sequence GTGACCGCCGAAGCAACGAAGCGGCCCGTACGCCGGGCGCTGGTCAGCGTCTACGACAAGACGGGCCTCGAAGAACTGGCCCAGGGGCTGCACGCGGCGGGCGTCCGGCTCGTCTCGACGGGCTCGACGGCCGCGAAGATCGCGGCGGCCGGGGTCCCGGTGACCAAGGTCGAGGAGCTGACCGGCTTCCCCGAGTGCCTGGACGGCCGGGTCAAGACGCTGCACCCGAAGGTGCACGCGGGCATCCTCGCCGACCTGCGGCTGGAGGACCACCGGCGGCAGCTCGACGAGCTGGGCGTGGAGCCGTTCGACCTGGTGGTCGTCAACCTCTACCCCTTCGGCGACACCGTGGCCTCCGGCGCCGAGCCGGACGCCTGCGTGGAGCAGATCGACATCGGCGGCCCCTCGATGGTGCGCGCCGCCGCCAAGAACCACCCGTCGGTCGCCGTCGTCGTCAACCCGGACCGCTACCCGGACGTGCTCAAGAGCGTCGCGGACGGCGGCTTCGACCTTCAGGAGCGCAGGCGGCTGGCCGCCGAAGCGTTCCGGCACACCGCCGAGTACGACGTGGCCGTGGCCTCCTGGTTCGCGGGTGACTACGCGGGTGACGGCGGCGAGTTCCCCGGCTTCCTCGGCGTGACGTACGAGCGCAAGAACGTGCTGCGCTACGGCGAGAACCCGCACCAGGCGGCAGCGCTCTACACCGGCGGCTGCGGCGGCCTTGCCGAGGCCGAGCAACTGCACGGCAAGGAGATGTCGTACAACAACTACACGGACACCGACGCCGCGCGCCGGGCCGCGTACGACCACGCCGAGCCCTGCGTGGCCATCATCAAGCACGCCAACCCGTGCGGCATCGCGATCGGCACGGATGTCGCCGAGGCGCACCGCAAGGCGCACGCCTGCGACTCGCTGTCCGCCTTCGGCGGCGTCATCGCCGTCAACCGCCCGGTGTCCGTGGCGATGGCCGAGCAGGTCGCGGAGATCTTCACCGAGGTCATCGTGGCCCCGGACTACGAGGACGGCGCCGTCGAGGTGCTGGCCCGCAAGAAGAACATCCGGGTGCTGCGCTGCCCCGAGGGCCCGCAGCCACCGGCCGAGTTCAAGCCGATCGACGGCGGCGGCCTGGCCCAGGTCAAGGACGTCCTCCAGGCCGAGGGCGACGACCCGGCCAACTGGACGCTGGCGGCCGGCGAGGCGCTGTCCGACGCCGAGCTGGCCGAACTGGCCTTCGCCTGGCGGGCGTCGCGCGCCGTGAAGTCCAACGCGATCCTGCTGGCCAAGGACGGTGCCACGGTCGGCGTCGGCATGGGCCAGGTCAACCGGGTGGACTCGGCGAAGCTGGCCGTGCAGCGGGCGGGCGAGGAGCGGGCGCGCGGTTCCTACGCCGCCTCCGACGCGTTCTTCCCGTTCCCGGACGGTCTGGAGGTGCTGCTGGAGGCGGGCGTCAAGGCTGTCGCGCAGCCCGGCGGTTCGGTCCGTGACGAGCAGGTGATCGAGGCGGCGAAGGCCGCGGGCGTGACGATGTACCTGACCGGTACCCGGCACTTCTTCCACTGA
- a CDS encoding DUF6350 family protein has translation MSQLTDRGPTLSSRGRASTQRSSALGTAFLGGVLAAGLGLGAFAVAVLLLWVASPYPDTDPSRALHLAADLWFLAHGGDLVRTVAASGGASPVAVTPLLLMALPLWLLYRSARHVLEVPPQLAHPPKSAGPGLLLHPEDIDPEPTPRQLLGWLLTGYLLVAAAALLYASTGPLRVEPLGALLYVPLVAVATLAVAAWHSLGPAAFEPLPGPVQRAYDMLPTGLRAALRGRRLATAARAGAAALLALLLCGALLVLLALGWHAPTVRSEFLGLTHDWAGRCTVLLLSLVLLPNTVVWGVAYGLGPGFTLGAGSTVGPLAAAGYPALPHFPLLGMVPDAGGTGPLHWLTAAVPLAVGVALARYAALPAKAYAAASRAGTSPGTDPTADVTPAPPTTADPEWTGWRGTAAAAGLAALGCAAASALLAGLAGGALGTAALARFGPSWWQTGLAALSWTVLVGVPGALVARAWWLRGVPRPPKPVRTPREKLRKRLWRGGKRLGLAVLRAAGRWTGAACRFCWAALRRTVRRARKRAVQQVARPPRHRARHRRTRTAGSFAPYGCGHPGPRTPPPMDPVPPTPSPVSPPPAPWHDASTRRARWSALRASSGGLMTAFEPAAPSHEEVMGHPSLPGNTSAADPRGGG, from the coding sequence GTGAGCCAATTGACCGACCGCGGCCCGACGTTGTCGTCGCGCGGCCGGGCCTCCACCCAGCGGTCCTCCGCGCTCGGCACCGCCTTCCTCGGCGGAGTGCTCGCGGCGGGGCTCGGGCTCGGGGCCTTCGCCGTCGCGGTACTGCTGCTCTGGGTGGCCTCCCCCTACCCGGACACCGACCCGTCGCGCGCCCTGCACCTCGCCGCCGACCTGTGGTTCCTCGCCCACGGCGGCGACCTCGTACGGACCGTGGCCGCCTCCGGCGGCGCGTCGCCCGTCGCCGTGACGCCGTTGCTCCTGATGGCCCTGCCCCTGTGGCTGCTGTACCGGTCCGCCCGGCACGTCCTCGAAGTGCCGCCGCAGCTTGCCCACCCCCCGAAATCCGCCGGCCCCGGCCTCCTCCTCCACCCCGAGGACATCGACCCGGAACCCACGCCCCGCCAACTGCTCGGCTGGCTGCTGACGGGATATCTGCTGGTCGCTGCCGCCGCCCTGCTGTACGCCTCGACGGGCCCGCTGCGCGTCGAGCCGCTCGGTGCCCTGCTGTACGTACCGCTGGTCGCCGTGGCGACCCTGGCCGTGGCGGCCTGGCACTCTCTCGGGCCCGCCGCCTTCGAGCCGCTGCCCGGCCCGGTCCAGCGCGCTTACGACATGCTGCCGACCGGGCTGCGGGCCGCACTGCGCGGCCGTCGGCTGGCCACTGCTGCGCGCGCGGGCGCCGCGGCCCTCCTGGCGCTGCTGCTGTGCGGCGCGCTGCTGGTGCTCCTCGCGCTCGGCTGGCACGCGCCTACGGTCCGGTCCGAATTCCTCGGGCTCACCCACGACTGGGCGGGCCGGTGCACCGTGCTGCTGCTCAGCCTCGTACTGCTGCCGAACACCGTCGTGTGGGGAGTGGCGTACGGGCTCGGCCCCGGCTTCACGCTCGGCGCCGGCAGCACGGTCGGCCCGCTCGCAGCCGCCGGGTATCCGGCCCTGCCGCACTTCCCGCTGCTCGGCATGGTCCCGGACGCGGGCGGCACCGGTCCGCTGCACTGGCTGACCGCCGCGGTGCCGCTCGCCGTCGGCGTGGCGCTGGCCCGGTACGCCGCGCTGCCCGCGAAGGCGTACGCGGCCGCCTCACGGGCCGGCACCTCGCCCGGAACGGACCCAACGGCCGACGTCACCCCCGCCCCGCCCACGACGGCGGACCCGGAGTGGACCGGCTGGCGCGGTACGGCCGCGGCCGCCGGGCTCGCCGCACTCGGCTGTGCGGCGGCGTCGGCGCTGCTCGCCGGACTGGCGGGCGGCGCGCTGGGCACCGCGGCGCTGGCCCGCTTCGGGCCCAGTTGGTGGCAGACGGGGCTGGCGGCGCTGAGCTGGACGGTGCTCGTCGGCGTTCCGGGCGCTCTCGTCGCGCGGGCTTGGTGGCTGCGCGGTGTGCCGCGCCCGCCGAAGCCCGTACGGACGCCGCGCGAGAAGCTCCGCAAGCGGCTGTGGCGCGGGGGCAAGCGGCTCGGCCTGGCGGTCCTCCGTGCCGCCGGACGGTGGACGGGGGCCGCCTGCCGCTTCTGCTGGGCCGCGCTGCGGCGCACGGTCCGCCGGGCCAGGAAGCGGGCCGTACAGCAGGTCGCCCGGCCGCCCCGTCACCGGGCCCGGCACCGCCGTACGCGTACGGCCGGCAGCTTCGCTCCGTACGGCTGCGGGCACCCGGGTCCGCGAACTCCGCCGCCCATGGACCCCGTGCCTCCGACGCCCTCACCCGTGTCACCCCCGCCCGCCCCCTGGCACGACGCCAGCACCCGCCGGGCCCGCTGGTCGGCGCTCCGGGCCTCCTCCGGCGGCCTGATGACCGCCTTCGAACCCGCCGCACCGTCCCATGAGGAGGTCATGGGGCACCCTTCGCTCCCCGGAAACACCTCAGCCGCCGACCCCAGGGGCGGCGGCTGA
- a CDS encoding sigma factor-like helix-turn-helix DNA-binding protein: MLTGLPHLSQEAVERSFQAAWQRWPEIAVDPDPAGRVRAMVHEYALSPWHRMRPNLRAGQRPSPRVPAAPPATPPQRALRDAVLSLPAVYRRALLLHDGLGLGLSETAAEVEASTAATAGRLLHARRALAERVPAFGLAAETPVRQREILRERLAGLAALYPVAPPAAEAVRTGGERTVSRMTQGAFGLTAVIAAATAFTLVNEAAGPLPGRPEAGPPAVSASPTPGAKARGPRTEQAKHARTGRQTAAGGPVRRNVVRSGLLAPEAR, from the coding sequence GTGCTCACCGGCCTGCCCCACCTCTCCCAGGAAGCCGTCGAACGGTCGTTCCAGGCGGCCTGGCAGCGCTGGCCCGAGATCGCGGTCGACCCCGACCCGGCGGGCCGGGTGCGCGCCATGGTGCACGAGTACGCGCTGTCGCCCTGGCACCGTATGCGCCCGAACCTGCGCGCCGGGCAGCGGCCGTCGCCCAGGGTGCCCGCCGCGCCGCCCGCCACTCCCCCGCAGCGCGCGCTGCGGGACGCCGTACTCAGCCTGCCTGCGGTGTACCGGCGGGCACTGCTCCTTCACGACGGGCTCGGTCTGGGCCTTAGTGAGACGGCGGCCGAGGTGGAGGCCAGTACGGCCGCGACGGCCGGGCGGCTGCTGCACGCGCGCCGAGCGCTGGCCGAGCGGGTGCCGGCCTTCGGCCTGGCAGCCGAGACGCCGGTACGTCAGCGGGAGATCCTGCGCGAACGGCTGGCCGGGCTGGCCGCCCTGTATCCGGTGGCGCCGCCTGCCGCCGAAGCCGTGCGCACGGGCGGCGAGCGGACGGTCAGCCGGATGACGCAGGGCGCGTTCGGGCTCACGGCCGTCATCGCGGCGGCCACGGCCTTCACCCTCGTCAACGAGGCGGCGGGCCCGCTGCCCGGCCGCCCCGAGGCCGGTCCCCCGGCCGTGTCCGCGTCCCCCACGCCCGGCGCGAAGGCCCGGGGCCCCCGTACGGAGCAGGCGAAGCACGCCCGTACGGGGCGGCAGACGGCGGCCGGTGGCCCGGTACGGCGGAACGTGGTCCGGTCGGGGCTTCTCGCTCCGGAGGCGCGGTAG
- a CDS encoding NADP-dependent isocitrate dehydrogenase yields the protein MAKIKVAQPVVELDGDEMTRIIWSSIRDTLVLPHLDVDLKYFDLGIEHRDATGDQVTVDAAHAIQRYGVGVKCATVTPDEARVEEFGLKAMYRSPDATLRNILGGVVFREPVVVANLPRPVPGWTEPVVVGRHAFGDQYAATELRIPGPGTLTLAYTPRDGGDPVELEVHDFTGPGVALAMYNHDASVRDFARAVFRYGLARSYPVYLSTKNTVLKKYDGRFKELFQEVFDAEFKAGFDARGLTYEHRLTDDMAAAALKRPGGYVWACKNYDGDVQSAVLAQGFGSPGLMTSVLMSADGRTVQTEAAHGTVTRHYRRHQQGKSTSTNPIASVFAWTRGLAHRGELDGTPDVIRFARTLERVCVETVEGGRMTKDLALLVSANQPYLTTQEFLDALDIGLQKAMADA from the coding sequence ATGGCCAAGATCAAGGTTGCCCAGCCGGTCGTCGAGCTGGACGGCGACGAGATGACCCGCATCATCTGGTCGTCCATCAGGGACACGCTGGTCCTGCCGCACCTCGACGTCGACCTGAAGTACTTCGATCTCGGCATCGAGCACCGCGACGCCACCGGCGACCAGGTCACCGTCGACGCCGCGCACGCGATCCAGCGGTACGGCGTCGGCGTCAAGTGCGCCACCGTCACCCCGGACGAGGCGCGGGTCGAGGAGTTCGGCCTGAAGGCGATGTACCGCTCGCCCGACGCGACCCTCCGGAACATCCTCGGCGGTGTCGTCTTCCGCGAGCCGGTCGTCGTGGCGAACCTGCCGCGGCCCGTACCGGGCTGGACCGAGCCCGTCGTCGTCGGCCGGCACGCCTTCGGCGACCAGTACGCCGCCACCGAACTCAGGATCCCGGGCCCCGGCACCCTCACCCTGGCCTACACGCCCCGGGACGGCGGCGACCCGGTCGAGCTGGAGGTCCACGACTTCACCGGCCCCGGCGTCGCGCTCGCCATGTACAACCACGACGCGTCGGTCCGCGACTTCGCGCGCGCCGTCTTCCGCTACGGCCTGGCCCGCTCGTACCCGGTGTACCTGTCCACCAAGAACACCGTCCTCAAGAAGTACGACGGCCGCTTCAAGGAACTCTTCCAGGAAGTGTTCGACGCCGAGTTCAAGGCCGGCTTCGACGCCCGCGGCCTGACCTACGAACACCGGCTGACCGACGACATGGCCGCCGCGGCGCTCAAGCGGCCCGGCGGCTACGTCTGGGCCTGCAAGAACTACGACGGCGACGTCCAGTCCGCCGTGCTGGCCCAGGGCTTCGGCTCGCCCGGCCTGATGACCTCCGTCCTGATGTCCGCCGACGGCCGGACCGTGCAGACCGAGGCCGCCCACGGCACGGTGACCCGGCACTACCGCCGCCACCAGCAGGGCAAGTCCACCTCGACCAACCCGATCGCCTCGGTCTTCGCGTGGACCCGCGGCCTGGCCCACCGCGGCGAACTGGACGGCACCCCCGACGTCATCCGGTTCGCCCGGACGCTGGAGCGGGTCTGCGTGGAGACGGTCGAGGGCGGCCGGATGACCAAGGACCTGGCGCTGCTCGTCTCCGCGAACCAGCCGTACCTGACCACGCAGGAGTTCCTCGACGCGCTCGACATCGGGCTGCAGAAGGCGATGGCCGACGCCTGA